A stretch of the Gossypium hirsutum isolate 1008001.06 chromosome D07, Gossypium_hirsutum_v2.1, whole genome shotgun sequence genome encodes the following:
- the LOC107956798 gene encoding uncharacterized protein gives MLRRPVSYRTRSSRPENPGKNSLHMIANICLTIFVIGALVVTIIAAAYEPDDPLFQSPTKITTFLTSISNSTFQSNNTVSRTGEDLMAAKQTALATFGSGTDAAVTKETNSYETSSSECEVDPKEPLDCKDPEVFQLMMQKAIERFKDIHFNRFGKPTPGPEGNTCDMAWRFRPKQGKATGFNKDYRRFVINRDNCTLSVVSIGEYHSGVNARKKKKKNKNKIPGYEPASGLQDQGGFSLPAAGEMVNDSLPVVESERAFIHRKYLIYAGGADRCKSMKHYLWSFLCALGEAQYLKRTLVMDMTLCLSSVYTSSNQDEEGKDFRFYFDFEHLKQAASVLDQDQFWQLWDKWQRKDKLSLYVVEDFRVSPKKLTEVKHSLIMRKFGFVEPDNFWYRVCEGETGSVVQRPWDLIRKSRRLMDLVAAIGSKLNWDYDSVHIVRGEKARNRDLWPNLAQDTSPDALLSTLQNKIKDGRDVYIATNEAETSFFEPLKHKYTTHFLNDYKELWDQSSEWYSDTAKLNNGAPVEFDDYMRASVDAELFLRGKKQIETFNDLTNDCKDGVNTCNAAAI, from the coding sequence ATGTTGCGTCGTCCTGTGTCCTATAGAACTCGAAGCTCTAGGCCAGAGAACCCGGGAAAAAATTCTTTACATATGATTGCCAATATTTGTTTAACTATATTCGTAATAGGAGCTCTAGTGGTCACTATTATAGCCGCTGCTTATGAACCAGATGACCCATTATTCCAGTCTCCTACCAAGATCACAACTTTCCTCACTTCCATATCAAATTCTACGTTTCAATCGAATAATACTGTCAGTAGAACCGGGGAGGATTTAATGGCTGCCAAACAGACTGCATTAGCCACTTTTGGCAGTGGTACTGATGCAGCAGTAACCAAGGAGACGAATTCGTATGAAACTAGTTCATCAGAATGTGAGGTTGATCCCAAAGAGCCACTTGATTGTAAGGATCCAGAAGTGTTTCAATTGATGATGCAAAAGGCAATTGAGCGTTTCAAGGATATACACTTTAACCGGTTCGGGAAGCCAACTCCTGGACCCGAGGGGAATACTTGTGATATGGCCTGGAGGTTTAGGCCTAAGCAAGGGAAGGCAACTGGTTTTAATAAGGACTATAGGCGGTTTGTGATCAATAGAGATAATTGTACGCTTAGTGTGGTGAGCATTGGGGAATATCATTCGGGTGTGAAtgcaaggaagaagaagaagaagaataagaataaaataCCTGGATATGAGCCAGCGTCAGGTTTGCAGGACCAAGGTGGTTTCTCTTTGCCTGCTGCTGGGGAAATGGTGAACGATTCACTTCCGGTTGTCGAGTCCGAAAGGGCATTTATTCATAGGAAGTACTTAATTTATGCCGGTGGTGCAGATAGGTGCAAGAGCATGAAGCATTATTTATGGAGTTTCTTGTGCGCATTGGGGGAAGCACAGTATTTGAAGCGAACTCTGGTTATGGATATGACCCTTTGTTTGTCTTCGGTATACACTTCATCGAACCAAGACGAGGAAGGGAAAGACTTCAGATTCTACTTTGATTTTGAGCATCTGAAACAAGCAGCGTCAGTGTTGGATCAAGATCAATTTTGGCAACTTTGGGATAAATGGCAAAGGAAAGATAAATTGAGTCTTTACGTTGTTGAGGATTTCAGGGTGTCGCCAAAGAAGCTTACTGAGGTGAAGCATTCTTTGATTATGAGAAAGTTTGGATTCGTAGAGCCGGATAATTTCTGGTACAGAGTTTGCGAAGGAGAGACCGGATCTGTTGTTCAAAGGCCATGGGATCTGATAAGGAAATCAAGAAGGTTGATGGATTTAGTTGCAGCAATTGGATCAAAGTTGAACTGGGATTATGACTCTGTTCACATCGTGAGAGGCGAGAAGGCGAGGAACCGGGACCTATGGCCTAATCTCGCCCAAGACACCTCGCCTGATGCCCTTCTCTCGACCTTACAGAATAAAATTAAAGACGGGAGGGATGTTTATATAGCAACAAATGAAGCTGAAACATCCTTCTTTGAACCTTTGAAACACAAATATACCACTCATTTTCTTAACGACTATAAGGAACTTTGGGATCAAAGCAGTGAGTGGTATTCAGACACAGCAAAGCTTAACAATGGAGCTCCTGTCGAATTCGACGATTACATGAGGGCCTCTGTTGATGCAGAACTTTTCTTGAGAGggaagaaacaaatcgaaacattcAACGATCTGACTAACGATTGTAAAGATGGTGTGAACACCTGCAATGCTGCAGCCATTTAA